A genome region from Sphingorhabdus sp. SMR4y includes the following:
- a CDS encoding carboxymuconolactone decarboxylase family protein codes for MGNILAPVMPPYSPELTAVMQQYPQQDDYLLTLFRVFANSMRFAKKAVPNLLDKGSPLVIREREIVVLRTTANAQCEYEWGVHVAIFASAAGFSEAQIIATKNGKYDDPVWNEKEKCLLASVDDLCRSGSMAEDNLASFQRFWSREEQMEILALCGTYHTVSFVANCSEIGLEDFAARFPAA; via the coding sequence ATGGGCAATATTTTGGCCCCTGTCATGCCGCCCTATTCACCCGAGTTGACGGCAGTGATGCAACAATATCCCCAGCAGGACGACTATTTGCTGACACTGTTCCGGGTTTTCGCGAACAGTATGCGGTTTGCGAAAAAAGCGGTGCCCAATCTGCTCGACAAGGGTAGCCCGCTAGTTATCCGAGAGCGTGAAATCGTCGTTCTCCGGACGACCGCCAATGCTCAATGCGAATATGAATGGGGCGTCCATGTCGCCATATTCGCATCCGCGGCGGGATTTTCTGAAGCGCAAATCATCGCCACAAAAAATGGCAAATACGACGATCCCGTATGGAACGAGAAGGAAAAATGCCTGCTGGCATCCGTTGATGATCTGTGCCGCTCGGGATCCATGGCTGAAGACAATCTTGCATCGTTTCAGCGGTTTTGGTCCAGAGAGGAGCAGATGGAAATCCTCGCACTGTGCGGCACTTACCATACGGTCAGTTTCGTTGCCAATTGCTCGGAAATCGGACTTGAGGATTTTGCCGCCCGTTTTCCGGCGGCCTAG
- a CDS encoding DUF4112 domain-containing protein produces the protein MAISEEQLKRLAEQLPDVSRDPQAVRTRVEAMEKVLERAFVIPGINRPIGLDSLVGLIPVVGDIATAIMGAYIVWEARNLGMSRLQLTRMAANVGIDTALGAIPLAGDLFDFLWRSNSKNLKIIRKHLDKHHPGTRTIEF, from the coding sequence ATGGCCATTTCCGAAGAACAGTTAAAACGCCTCGCCGAGCAATTGCCCGACGTCAGCCGCGATCCACAAGCGGTGCGCACCCGCGTCGAAGCGATGGAAAAAGTGCTGGAACGGGCCTTTGTCATCCCCGGCATCAACCGGCCCATCGGCCTCGATTCACTCGTCGGCCTGATCCCGGTGGTCGGCGATATCGCGACCGCCATCATGGGTGCCTATATCGTCTGGGAGGCCCGCAATCTCGGCATGTCCAGGCTGCAACTGACCCGCATGGCGGCCAATGTCGGCATTGATACGGCGCTGGGCGCAATACCCCTGGCCGGTGACCTGTTCGACTTTCTCTGGCGCTCGAACAGCAAGAACCTGAAAATCATCCGCAAGCATCTCGACAAGCATCATCCGGGAACGCGGACAATCGAATTCTAG
- a CDS encoding ABC transporter substrate-binding protein: MMRFRSSFWLNGLVAALGVAALAACGFAGNEDQVRVTVIEDGETRINPIGTRLNFASSTMRAAMAKGLVGLDAEGRVVPALAARWIVSDDGLSYIFRLYDAKWDDGRQITAERVARLLRERFRELRKSRLQYDVSVVDEVVSMTGRVIEIKLDAPHPNFLQLLAQPELGLFRAGHGAGPMRLLSEDNGIKLSLFDEPSQEEDDEEEEDDRWVSLRSDPAAVAISRYRAGAVQVVLNGKYHHLPLVDAGDISSGDLRLDPVAGLFGLRFIRANGFWAVPGNREILAMAINRPALLTSFPGVSAWQSRLKIIPEALDVEGINAYPDWAGMTMQDRIAFARDHVSRWKATEGPVVPLAIALPDAAGADILFKRIQSDLRRVGLDARKVALNQRADVQLLDEIAPYDSAQWFLKQFTCFKTTVCLNDADSRINEADAATNLQIKARLYAEVEQLLVDHYNFIPIAVPIRWSIARPGQRGFAVNPRGWHPLNNLVGIPIS; encoded by the coding sequence ATGATGCGTTTCCGATCCTCCTTCTGGCTCAATGGCCTTGTGGCAGCTCTTGGGGTGGCGGCGCTCGCAGCGTGCGGCTTCGCCGGAAACGAGGACCAGGTCCGGGTTACCGTGATTGAAGACGGCGAAACGCGGATCAATCCGATCGGGACACGCCTGAATTTCGCTTCCTCGACCATGCGCGCGGCAATGGCCAAGGGCCTCGTCGGACTGGACGCAGAAGGCCGGGTTGTGCCCGCACTGGCGGCCCGCTGGATCGTTTCGGATGATGGTCTCAGCTACATATTCCGCCTGTACGATGCGAAATGGGACGATGGCCGGCAGATCACCGCCGAGCGGGTGGCCCGGCTGCTCCGCGAACGTTTTCGCGAATTGCGCAAAAGCCGGTTGCAATATGACGTGTCGGTGGTCGACGAAGTGGTGTCGATGACCGGCCGGGTGATCGAAATCAAACTGGATGCCCCGCACCCCAATTTCCTGCAGTTGCTTGCCCAGCCCGAGCTCGGACTGTTTCGGGCAGGCCATGGCGCCGGCCCCATGCGCCTGCTGAGCGAGGACAACGGGATCAAACTGTCGCTCTTCGATGAACCGTCACAGGAAGAAGACGATGAAGAAGAAGAGGATGACCGCTGGGTCTCGCTGCGCAGTGATCCGGCAGCCGTAGCCATTTCCCGATATCGTGCCGGTGCCGTGCAAGTGGTGCTGAACGGCAAATATCATCATCTCCCGCTCGTCGATGCCGGCGACATCAGCAGCGGCGACTTGCGGCTCGATCCGGTCGCCGGCCTGTTCGGATTGCGCTTCATTCGCGCCAATGGTTTCTGGGCGGTTCCCGGCAACCGGGAGATTTTGGCGATGGCGATCAACCGTCCGGCCTTGCTGACCTCCTTTCCCGGTGTCAGCGCCTGGCAAAGCCGGCTCAAGATCATCCCCGAAGCGCTCGATGTAGAGGGGATCAACGCTTATCCCGATTGGGCCGGCATGACTATGCAGGACCGGATAGCCTTCGCCAGAGACCATGTCAGCCGCTGGAAGGCCACGGAAGGGCCAGTCGTGCCACTGGCCATCGCGCTGCCCGATGCAGCCGGCGCCGACATCCTGTTCAAGCGCATCCAGTCCGATCTCCGGAGAGTGGGCCTGGACGCGCGGAAGGTCGCATTGAACCAGAGAGCCGATGTCCAGTTGCTGGACGAAATCGCTCCCTATGACAGCGCCCAATGGTTCTTGAAGCAGTTCACCTGCTTCAAGACGACCGTCTGCCTGAACGATGCCGATTCAAGGATTAACGAAGCCGATGCGGCGACCAATTTGCAGATCAAGGCCCGGCTCTATGCCGAGGTCGAGCAACTGCTCGTCGATCACTATAATTTCATTCCCATCGCGGTTCCGATACGCTGGTCTATTGCCCGGCCGGGGCAGCGCGGCTTTGCGGTCAACCCGCGTGGATGGCATCCATTGAATAATCTGGTCGGCATCCCCATATCCTGA
- a CDS encoding ABC transporter substrate-binding protein, which translates to MRYIALLCTCLLLIACDSGPAVDSAPGPAQIVRLSDSEIKGLDPQKISDLSSLRVAADQFEGLTRLDAGGVAEPGLAKSWQNSSDGLIWTFALRENLRFSDGTAFDAELFPALLRRLRASGTAAPALALFGNITSVTAPDRTRVIVTLASPDPSLPALLAHPALAAIPLHRIHQAGDQWTSDRPMIASGPYRLADWKLNDHARLERNPLWHDGNAPTPTVIWKPMDDSLSAMRLFLAGGADIAADYPASRHQWLKQNHPEIIHSVPYLGSYYFAFNTRTAPFDDARVRKALSMAVEREWIADKVLGVGNIPAWGLLPPGLAGTEPMRPEWADWPREKRLQAARTLLTSAGVDAANPLRFEIRFNSSAEHRRVAVALAAMWQPLAVEASLFNSEAALHFAALRRHEFSLARSGWIADLPTAENFLLVHQQTNGAGNYAGYDNPEYDKILALAIAQPDPARRQSLMRQAEAILVADMPVLPLYFYVTRSLVAERIAGWKDNISNVHPSRTLRIRR; encoded by the coding sequence ATGCGCTATATCGCTCTTCTCTGCACCTGCCTGTTGCTGATTGCCTGCGACAGCGGCCCGGCGGTCGACAGCGCGCCCGGCCCGGCGCAAATCGTTCGCTTGTCCGATTCGGAGATCAAGGGGCTCGACCCGCAGAAAATCTCCGACCTGTCGTCACTTCGGGTTGCCGCAGACCAGTTCGAGGGATTGACTCGTCTGGATGCCGGAGGCGTGGCGGAGCCGGGCCTGGCAAAGAGCTGGCAGAATTCGTCTGATGGCCTGATCTGGACATTTGCCTTGCGGGAAAATTTGCGCTTCTCCGATGGCACCGCTTTTGATGCCGAACTTTTCCCGGCTCTGCTGCGTCGCCTGCGCGCGTCCGGGACAGCAGCGCCTGCGCTGGCCCTGTTCGGCAATATCACGAGCGTCACAGCGCCCGACAGGACCAGGGTGATTGTCACGCTTGCCTCGCCCGATCCATCCCTGCCCGCGCTGCTGGCCCATCCGGCTCTGGCCGCGATCCCTCTACACCGGATACACCAGGCCGGAGACCAATGGACCTCAGACCGGCCGATGATCGCCAGCGGCCCCTATCGACTGGCCGACTGGAAATTGAACGATCACGCCCGGCTGGAGCGCAATCCGCTGTGGCACGATGGAAACGCCCCCACCCCGACCGTAATCTGGAAACCTATGGATGACAGCCTGTCAGCCATGCGTTTGTTCTTGGCCGGCGGTGCGGACATTGCCGCGGATTATCCGGCCAGCCGGCACCAATGGCTCAAGCAGAACCATCCGGAGATCATCCATAGCGTTCCCTATCTCGGCAGCTATTACTTCGCTTTTAACACCCGCACAGCGCCTTTCGACGACGCGAGGGTCCGCAAGGCCCTGTCGATGGCGGTGGAACGCGAATGGATAGCCGACAAGGTGCTCGGGGTCGGAAATATTCCGGCCTGGGGTCTGCTCCCTCCCGGCCTCGCCGGAACGGAACCGATGCGGCCGGAATGGGCGGACTGGCCCCGCGAGAAGCGCTTGCAAGCCGCGCGCACTCTGCTGACATCAGCCGGTGTCGACGCGGCCAATCCCCTGCGGTTCGAGATTCGATTCAACAGTTCCGCCGAACATCGCCGGGTTGCCGTTGCACTGGCCGCCATGTGGCAGCCGCTTGCGGTCGAGGCCAGCCTGTTCAACAGCGAGGCTGCCCTGCATTTTGCGGCGCTGCGCCGGCACGAATTCTCGCTCGCTCGGTCCGGCTGGATTGCCGATCTGCCGACAGCCGAAAATTTCCTTCTGGTTCATCAGCAGACCAATGGCGCGGGCAATTACGCGGGCTATGACAATCCGGAATATGACAAGATTCTGGCGCTGGCGATCGCTCAACCGGACCCGGCTCGACGGCAATCGCTGATGCGGCAAGCGGAGGCAATATTGGTCGCTGACATGCCCGTCCTGCCGCTCTATTTCTATGTCACCCGAAGTCTGGTGGCTGAGCGGATTGCGGGTTGGAAAGATAATATTTCCAATGTGCATCCCAGCCGCACTCTGCGTATAAGGCGATGA
- a CDS encoding acyl-CoA dehydrogenase family protein: MTGLQYDISNIGEVGPNILALLPEIAARAAETEKARRLPADLAAKLAGAGAFNLSKPASLGGLELEPLDFMKIVATVAEADASAGWCVMIAVTSTLGAAYMPEPAAREIFGAEDVITGGVFAPMGKAVDKGDHYLLSGQWQWGSGSANCSWLGGGAMIFKDGELQKFDNGAPYHRMLFFPAKDVAFIDSWHVSGLKGTGSGDFSIEGLKVPKERSVSFVGDRPRDPAALYKFPLFGLLALGVSSVALGNARAALEEIGTVAINKNTPGGGRSMAQRATVQAELARATALLGGAFGYLENAIAQCWSEAQGSADISVKGRANLRLACTHATEISAEICKTAYTLGGGGAVYSDNSLQRRFRDAHVATQHIATAPAVFELAGRILLDQPVDMAML, from the coding sequence ATGACCGGTTTACAATATGATATTTCCAATATCGGCGAGGTCGGACCCAATATTCTGGCGCTGCTTCCCGAAATTGCGGCGCGCGCGGCGGAAACCGAGAAGGCGCGGCGCCTGCCGGCTGATCTTGCTGCAAAACTGGCCGGTGCCGGTGCTTTCAATCTGTCCAAGCCGGCGTCGCTCGGCGGACTGGAACTGGAGCCGCTCGACTTCATGAAAATTGTCGCCACGGTAGCCGAGGCAGATGCCAGTGCCGGCTGGTGCGTGATGATAGCGGTCACATCGACGCTCGGTGCTGCCTATATGCCGGAACCGGCGGCGCGCGAAATATTTGGCGCAGAAGACGTGATCACCGGCGGTGTTTTCGCACCGATGGGCAAGGCCGTAGACAAGGGTGATCATTATCTGCTGAGCGGCCAATGGCAATGGGGGTCGGGTTCGGCCAATTGCTCATGGCTGGGGGGTGGCGCGATGATCTTCAAGGATGGCGAGTTGCAGAAATTCGACAATGGCGCGCCCTATCACCGGATGCTGTTCTTTCCGGCCAAGGACGTTGCCTTCATCGACAGCTGGCATGTTTCGGGGCTGAAGGGGACGGGTTCGGGCGACTTTTCCATCGAGGGCCTGAAAGTCCCCAAGGAGCGCAGCGTCTCTTTTGTCGGTGACCGGCCACGCGATCCGGCTGCCTTGTACAAATTCCCGCTCTTTGGCCTGCTGGCTCTGGGAGTCTCATCCGTCGCCTTGGGCAATGCTCGCGCCGCGCTGGAAGAAATCGGCACCGTAGCAATCAACAAGAATACACCCGGTGGGGGTCGGTCAATGGCGCAGCGGGCCACGGTACAGGCGGAGCTGGCGCGGGCAACCGCCTTGCTCGGCGGTGCCTTCGGCTATCTGGAAAATGCCATTGCCCAATGCTGGAGCGAAGCGCAGGGCAGTGCGGACATTTCCGTGAAGGGGCGGGCCAATCTGCGCCTTGCCTGTACCCATGCCACGGAAATCTCCGCGGAAATCTGCAAGACCGCCTATACGCTTGGCGGCGGTGGCGCTGTCTATTCGGACAACAGCCTGCAACGTCGCTTCCGCGATGCCCATGTCGCCACGCAGCATATCGCGACCGCTCCTGCGGTGTTCGAGCTGGCCGGCCGGATATTGCTGGACCAGCCCGTCGACATGGCGATGCTGTAA
- a CDS encoding integration host factor subunit beta yields MIRSELLEKLAEENPELKPDEIEKIVDLFFNQISQKLADGGRVELRGFGAFSTRQRNPRTGRNPRTGESVEVPAKRVPYFKPGKEIRERLNKG; encoded by the coding sequence ATGATACGTTCAGAATTATTGGAAAAACTGGCTGAAGAAAATCCGGAATTGAAACCGGATGAAATCGAGAAGATAGTCGATCTGTTTTTCAATCAGATCAGCCAGAAACTGGCTGATGGCGGACGCGTGGAACTCCGCGGATTCGGCGCTTTCTCGACCCGCCAGCGCAATCCGCGCACCGGCCGCAACCCGCGCACGGGTGAATCGGTGGAGGTTCCTGCCAAGCGAGTGCCCTATTTCAAGCCCGGCAAGGAAATCCGCGAGCGGCTGAACAAGGGCTGA